Genomic window (Streptomyces yatensis):
CGTGTTCTGTGGGAATGGCCCCTGGCTGATGCGCAGTGACAGCGTCCGGACTCCCACCGAGATGAGTAGCAGCGGATACCGGCGTACCTCCCTCGGATTGAGTCGTCCCTGAGGAGTTGGAGGCAGGCGGGCTGTAGTGCGGGGCGAGCCCGGGCGGCAAGGGCGGAAAGTTCGGCTCCTCGAGAGCCTTGATCTCCGTGTACGCCGTCTCATAGTACGAGTCCAGCTTGTCCATTTGCTGGAGCGCTTCCAGGTGGTGCTTGTCCGCGACCGCTTTCTCCGCGTCGCTCTTGTGCTTCTTGTCATCAGCCGCCGTCGGGGCCGGCATCGCTGCCTTGACCTCGGTCAGGCCCTGGCCCGCAGTGGACATGTGTACACCGACGAGCAAGGTGTAGTCGGCCATCTTGTGGGTCTGCTTGGCCACCTCGCGACCCCAGGTCCGGAATGCATCGGCGCCCTCGCCTTCCCAGTGCACCCGCTCCGCGTGGGCCTTCAGCTCGTCCGCGATGGCGTTGATGTCGTCGAAGGCAGCCATCAGCGCGGCACCGACGTCGGTCAGCTGACCCGGCTGCGCGGACGCGACCATGTTGTAGAGCTCGTCGTGCGACCGATTCTCGAACTTCCCCCCGGCCATCTACCTTCTCCCCCTCACAGCGCGTCGCCCCCGACCTCTTTGCCACCGTGCTTCTCCGTCTGACCAGCGTGCTTCTCGGTGGGCTCGCGGTAGTACTTCTGCGTATGTGCCTGGATCTCCCGCATGCGACGAGCTTGTTCGGCGTCCATGCCGTCGTAGCCGCGCTCGGCGACGATCGCCAAGAGGCCCATGGCCTCAATCTGGTCGCCGAAGGACTTGCACAGGGTCTCGAGCCGCGCATGGACCTTCTCGTAGAGGTTGGCCAGGTCATCAGAAGAGGTGAACCCGGAGCCCGAACCGTACGCGTCCCGCGTGATGGACTGTTGCGAGATCGTCTTGCGCGATGCCGGGGACTTCTCCAGGTCGGTCAGGACCTTGTCCAGGCGCGTCTTGAACTTGGCAAGCGTCTCGGCTTCCTTGACCAGCTTCTTGCCGAACGGCGTCTGTGGCTCAGACCCCGGCTCTATGGGCCTCACGCTGTCCCTCCCCGTATGACACCAACGATGTCCTAAGCCACTCTATCCGTCAGGCTTGGACGCCCCAACTGCCCCGTAGCTGTGGGACGTCGACGGTTCAGTAACGGTCCCCTCCCCCAAACGACACATACGAGGCACACGTCACATCCGGTGACACTATCGACTTCACCACAGACGCACATGAGTACGCATACCTATTTCCCGGGACGACTGCCCGGCGTCCGCTTGGGCGGCCAGCCCCCGGAACGCGCTTGCCACAGCGTGGCAGCGGGGCGCGGTACGGCCGTCGATGGCGCGAGGCGGACAGGCACACCGGGATCGGCATGTGCCCCCACCCACCGCCCACTACTGGTCGTTGGGCTCGTATGCCTTATCGACGTAGCAGGGCGATGCCAGCGAGATCGAGATGCTGTCGCGCATCTTCTTCTCCCACTTCGATGGGTTCGGGTAGGTGGAAGGAAGACTCAGCTCGATCGTCACTGTGTGGTGCTCCTTCTTGTCCTCCACCTCAAGTCGAAGCTGACGTGCCTTGGAGTTGGCCTCTCCATAGCGATAGACCTTCCAGCCATGCTTCGGAAGCTCACGATGAAGCCTGTCCATGGCTTCCTTCAGAGCATCCGCGGACGGCCGCACCACCGACCACCAATGGTTCACACGGTAGCCATGATCAACGTCCTTGCAGGGGCTGGCGTGCGGGGCAGCCGGGGAAACGTCGCTTCGCAGTTCAGAGAGGTCGAGGATCTTGCTGGATTGTTGCCTGACCAAGTCCTTTGCATTTTCTAGGCTCATGCGCTGAGGCGTGTCCAGACCATCGTCGTCTTTTGTCACCGTTGAGCATCCTGTCGCGGCGATGAGGGCAGACATGGCGAGGCCGACACGCCAGACTTGAGCGATGCGATTGGCGATCGCCACCGCACCGCCGAAGTTCGGATTGGGGTGGATGTTCGCCGCCTGGCGCTCCAGGGCGTCGGCGGCGTCATTCGCGTCGCCGGTGGGGTCGATCGGCTGGTTGGTCGGCTTGCCCTTCGCGCTGCCCTGGACCGTGCCGCCCTCCGGTACTTTGCCGTCGACCTTGTCGCCGGCCGCCGGGTAGCTCACCGAGCCATCGGAGCCCACCGTGAACTGCTCCGCTCGGCGTCCTCCACAGCGGCATCGAGCTTGTCCTTGGCTGCCCGCAGTTCGTAGGCCAGGGAGTTGAGGGCAGTGGTGATGAGAGCGCACTCGACCTGGGTGTAGTGGAAATTGGTCGCCAGCTTCCGGAGCTGCATCACGGCGGCGTCAACGGCCTCGCCTTCGACTTCACCGGCCCCGGCTGTCGCCGCCGACGGGCTTCGTGTCCTTGTACAGGACGTCCAGCCCGTCGAATGCGCACTTGGTGGCCTCATCGTTCTTGTACTGGTGATCCCCGGCCCTTTCCAGCCGGTCCTGGATCGCGCCGCACTTCCCGCTTACGCCCTTCAGGTAGCGCTTCCAGGAGCGGTAGAGCTCCCGCTGGGCCGCCGCGCTCTGGATTCCGCCACCGGAGTCGCTGCCCGCGCCCAGGCCGGTCTGTTCCTCCTCCAGCTTCGTGAGCGCCGTGGTGATGTCCCCCCGAAGCTTGCCGACACCCCGACCGGCTGTGCTCCAGGCCCTCTTGCTGGACTTCAAGTTCCCGGAGCCGCCCTGCTCCCAGGCCGTCTTGTCGTCGGCGCTCGCGAGGCTCATCCCGGTGTCACCGGACGCCTCGCGCTTCATCTGCGCCCATTCCGCGTCGAACGTCGACATACGCTCCCCCGCCTTACATGATCCACAGCGACGTCAAACAGCTCAGTGTAGGAGAATGATCAGTCGCCGCCATGAGTACTCCTACTCAGCTGCTCCGGAGCGACGGCGCCTCCGTTCGTTGAGCACCGCTGCCAGGCCCGCGATGCCCGCCACCACGACGGCCGCGGCTCCCACGGAGTACGTCGCGAGGCGTTCCCTTCGCTCCTCGGGGGTCTCGCCCAGGGGCATGGGGGCGGGGTCGGGAGCGGCGACATCGTGGGCGGCGCCCTTGTCGAGGGTGACGTGGTCGATGCGGGTTTCGTCCTCGGTGAGGGCACGGACGGGGTCGACGACGCCCCAGCCGATGAAGCGGTCGTGGTCGTTGACGGCTCGCTCGGCGGTCTGCTCGATCTGGGCGACCACCTCGTCCTGCTTCCAGTCCGGGTGCTTGGCGCGGATCAGGGCGGCGACGCCGGCGACGTAGGGCGCGGAGAAGCTGGTGCCGTTGTCCACGCATTGGCCGCCCTTGGGGACGGTGGAGACCATTTCGACGCCGGGGGCGGCGACATCGACGAAGTCGCCGGACTGGGAGAAGGCGGCGCGCTCGTTGTTGCGGTCCGAGGCGCCGACGGCGAGGACGCCGTCGTAAGCGGCCGGGTAGGTCTTCTTGACCTTGCCGTCGAGACCGTCGTTTCCGGCGGAGGCGACCACGACGACGTCCGCTTGCAGCGCTTTCTCAACGGACTGCTGCAGATTGCTGTTCGCCTGGAGCGGCTTGACGGTGTCCTGGGAGATATTGATGATGCGGGCTCCCGCGTCGACCGCCCAGTCGATGGCCGTGGCCATGGTGTCGGTGGTGCCGGAGCCCTTTTCGTCGTTCTGCCGGATCGGGATGATCTCGGCTTTCGGTGCGATACCGACGAACCCCGTGCCCGAGTGCGGGCGGGCGGCGATGATGCCGGCGACCTTGGTGCCGTGGCCGACCGCGTCGTCCGTCCCGTCGCCCTTCTTCCCCTTGGACAGGCCCTTCTTGCCGGCCCTGCGGACCTCTTTGCCGCTCTTGGCGTCGACAGCGTCCTTGAGCTGGGGATTGGTGTTGTCGACACCGGTGTCGATGACGGCGACCTTCACCGGACGGCCCTTTGGGTCCAGCCCCTTGGTGTCGTGCCACAGCTGGTCGAGCATGACGCGCTGAAGGGACCAGGGGGTGCCCTTGATCTGTTTGGCGGGGTAGCTGCATTCGCCACTGCCCGCGA
Coding sequences:
- the mycP gene encoding type VII secretion-associated serine protease mycosin; the encoded protein is MRRIIKPFALSAATALTALTAAAGASPSAAAGSIPPSAAPNLSLAGSGECSYPAKQIKGTPWSLQRVMLDQLWHDTKGLDPKGRPVKVAVIDTGVDNTNPQLKDAVDAKSGKEVRRAGKKGLSKGKKGDGTDDAVGHGTKVAGIIAARPHSGTGFVGIAPKAEIIPIRQNDEKGSGTTDTMATAIDWAVDAGARIINISQDTVKPLQANSNLQQSVEKALQADVVVVASAGNDGLDGKVKKTYPAAYDGVLAVGASDRNNERAAFSQSGDFVDVAAPGVEMVSTVPKGGQCVDNGTSFSAPYVAGVAALIRAKHPDWKQDEVVAQIEQTAERAVNDHDRFIGWGVVDPVRALTEDETRIDHVTLDKGAAHDVAAPDPAPMPLGETPEERRERLATYSVGAAAVVVAGIAGLAAVLNERRRRRSGAAE